The genomic DNA ATTTAATAGTGCGTGGGGATACTGGCTATCTGCTTGGCTTGGGAATGTAGCTTACGGTACATTATTATTTTCTTCATTAGGATATTTCTTCCCGATCTTTGAAGGCGGTCAAAATGTAGAATCCATTATTGGTGCAAGCGTATTATTGTGGTGTGTTCACATGTTAATTTTACGTGGAGTTCAATCAGCAGCACTTGTGAATTTAGTAACTACAATCGCAAAATTAGTACCTGTATTTGTATTTATTGTCATAGGAATCTTCGCGTTTCATATTGATACATTCTTAGATGGATTTTGGGGGCAAACTGGTTCTTTTTCATGGGGAGCAGTTGGCAGCCAAGTTAAAAGTACAATGCTTGTAACTCTATGGGTATTTATTGGGGTAGAAGGGGCGGTTGTTTTATCCAGTCGAGCAAAAAATAGAAGTGATGTAGGGAAAGCAACGGTTATTGGCTTAATTGGTACACTCATCATTTACATTTTAATCACATTATTGTCTCTTGGACTTATGCAGCAAGCAGATATTGCTGGTTTGAAAAATCCAGCTATGGCTTATTTATTTGAAAGTGTTGTTGGAAAATGGGGTGCTATCTTTATAAATTTAGGTTTGGTCATCTCTGTATTAGGTGCTTGGTTAGGTTGGACTTTGCTCGCTTCTGAAATTCCATATTTAGCGGCTAAAGATGGAGTATTTCCAAAATGGTTCGCAAAAGAAAATAAAAATAAGGCTCCAGTAAATTCATTATGGATAACAAATGGTTTAATTCAAATATTCTTGTTAACATTCGTCGTTTCTGATCAGGCGTATAACTTTGCATTCTCTTTAGCATCTTCAGCCATTTTAATTCCATATGCTTTTTCAGCATTTTATCAACTGAAGCATAGCTTAAAATCTGAAGAAG from Bacillus cereus G9842 includes the following:
- the arcD gene encoding arginine-ornithine antiporter, producing MGEDKKLGLFTLTALVVGSMIGGGAFNLASDMAKGAGAGAIIIGWVITGIGMIALGLSFQNLTVKRPDLDGGIFSYAKAGFGNFMGFNSAWGYWLSAWLGNVAYGTLLFSSLGYFFPIFEGGQNVESIIGASVLLWCVHMLILRGVQSAALVNLVTTIAKLVPVFVFIVIGIFAFHIDTFLDGFWGQTGSFSWGAVGSQVKSTMLVTLWVFIGVEGAVVLSSRAKNRSDVGKATVIGLIGTLIIYILITLLSLGLMQQADIAGLKNPAMAYLFESVVGKWGAIFINLGLVISVLGAWLGWTLLASEIPYLAAKDGVFPKWFAKENKNKAPVNSLWITNGLIQIFLLTFVVSDQAYNFAFSLASSAILIPYAFSAFYQLKHSLKSEEVDRNKNIIIGLIASIYGVWLVYAAGLEYLLLTMTLYAPGIFIFYNVQKQKSSKQIFTRVELASSVAIGALAFFAIYGLITGSITL